In a single window of the Amia ocellicauda isolate fAmiCal2 chromosome 20, fAmiCal2.hap1, whole genome shotgun sequence genome:
- the gpx9 gene encoding glutathione peroxidase 9, with the protein MMAFLPGAQTQSPCSTTAGNCVYDFTVETLQGQPVSLRKYKGKVLLIVNVATFUGSTVEEYLQLNALMEMFVGTNFMVLGFPCNQFGLQDPEENHETLNVLKYVRPGGGFIPKFEVFGKVEVNGQYEDALFTFVKDLCPYVSPLIGDPKKFYWSPIKVSDIRWNFEKFLIQADGVPYKRYEVHTSFKELERDIAHLLKP; encoded by the exons ATGATGGCTTTTCTACCAGGAGCTCAGACACAATCTCCTTGCTCCACAACTGCAGGGAACTGTGTCTATGATTTCACAGTGGAGACCCTGCAGGGTCAGCCTGTATCACTGAGGAAATACAAGGGCAAGGTGCTGCTCATTGTCAACGTGGCAACTTTCTGAGGGTCCACTGTAGAAGAG TACCTCCAATTGAATGCACTCATGGAAATGTTTGTCGGTACCAACTTCATGGTCCTTGGATTCCCGTGTAACCAGTTTGGTCTCCAGGATCCTG agGAAAATCATGAAACATTAAATGTCCTGAAGTATGTTAGGCCAGGTGGTGGATTTATCCCCaagtttgaggtgtttggaAAAGTGGAAGTGAATGGACAATATGAAGATGCTCTCTTCACATTTGTAAAG GATTTGTGCCCTTATGTCAGTCCTCTAATTGGAGATCCCAAGAAATTCTACTGGTCTCCTATTAAAGTGAGTGACATACGATGGAACTTTGAAAAGTTTTTGATCCAAGCTGATGGAGTTCCATATAAGAG GTATGAGGTACACACTTCTTTTAAGGAACTGGAGAGAGATATTGCACATCTATTGAAACCCTGA
- the cuedc2 gene encoding CUE domain-containing protein 2 isoform X1, producing MKGLWNIMEHNKIIQDALYEFIRLHIPNPDLSTLDEVILSYITGVLEDLGSQESVEENFDVEVFVEMLEAYIPGCAEIDSVEVCEMMFNLAARLATARNTENSAPKPAGGASSSSDTSAASAGGALSKKQDFSVQLEGATAKEVTNDGDSKVQLLLEMFPKCSVTEANSALSIAKWDMEEAVRLIVEGDLQLSQTPPLKVNHGKTSPAQPDEKLKASILEKYMLVDSEEDKKIHRPVTPKEAPKKMVRYLGSQVVSTKGERYQQVKKEESEEMKKTYISLKPARKYRFH from the exons gtCTTTGGAACATAATggaacacaataaaataattcaagATGCCTTGTATGAGTTTATCCGATTGCACATCCCTAACCCCGACCTAAG TACGCTGGACGAAGTCATCCTCTCGTACATCACTGGCGTGCTGGAAGACCTGGGGTCACAGGAGAGCGTGGAGGAGAACTTTGACGTGGAGGTGTTTGTAGAAATGTTGGAAGCCTACATTCCTGGCTGTGCTGAAATCGATAG TGTCGAAGTGTGTGAGATGATGTTTAACCTGGCAGCAAGACTAGCCACAGCCCGGAACACAG AAAACAGCGCCCCAAAACCTGCAGGAggggcctcctcctcctcggacACTAGTGCTGCCAGCGCTGGGGGGGCATTGAGCAAGAAGCAGGACTTCTCGGTGCAGCTAGAGGGAGCCACGGCCAAG GAAGTTACGAACGATGGAGACAGTAAGGTGCAGCTGCTCCTGGAGATGTTCCCGAAGTGCAGCGTGACTGAAGCCAATAGCGCGCTCTCCATAGCCAAGTGGGACATGGAGGAGGCCGTGCGGCTCATCGTAGAGGGAGACCTGCAGCTCAGCCAGACCCCTCCTCTCAAG GTTAACCATGGGAAAACCTCACCTGCACAACCAGATGAAAAGCTGAAAGCAAGCATTCTTGAGAA ATACATGTTAGTGGACAGTGAAGAAGATAAGAAAATTCACAGGCCAGTTACACCTAAGGAG GCGCCAAAGAAGATGGTTCGATACCTTGGCAGCCAAGTGGTGAGCACCAAGGGGGAGCGATACCAGCAGGTCAAGAAGGAAGAGAGCGAGGAAATGAAGAAAACCTACATCAGCCTCAAGCCGGCAAGGAAATATCGATTCCATTGA
- the fbxl15 gene encoding F-box/LRR-repeat protein 15 yields the protein MSAEMEEGPEGCRYQLLDLPWEDVLVTHIFCYLPLRHLVNLQRVSKQFQALIQVYLANCRTFDLSQVGPYISKEAFCTILKDNKVLQNLALQNCSDWVTDKELLPVIGQNQHLLRVDMKSCVRLSRHSLVAVSLSCAHLQHLGLAHCEWVDSLSLRSLADHCRGLQSIDLTACRQLKDDAICYLAKKCPDMKSLSVAVNANITDVSVEEVAKNCRELAELDLTGCLRVRNESIRTVAEYCTKLRSLKVNHCHNVTESSLGLLRKRNVEIDVEPPLQRALVLLQDVVGFAPFINLQI from the exons ATGTCTGCAGAGATGGAGGAAGGACCTGAGGGCTGCAG GTATCAACTCTTGGACTTGCCATGGGAGGATGTGCTGGTCACTCACATATTTTGTTATCTTCCACTGCGCCACCTAGTTAACCTGCAGAGAGTTAGCAAGCAGTTCCAGGCCCTCATTCAGGTCTATTTGGCCAATTGTCGTACATTTGACCTCTCTCAg GTTGGACCTTACATATCAAAAGAGGCATTCTGCACTATTCTTAAAGACAACAAAGTTCTTCAGAACCTGGCGCTCCAGAACTGCTCCGATTGGGTGACGGATAAGGAACTGCTCCCTGTGATTGGTCAGAATCAGCACTTGCTACGGGTTGATATGAAAAGCTGTGTCCGGCTGAGCCGCCACTCCCTCGTGGCGGTTTCCCTCAGCTGTGCCCACTTGCAGCACCTAGGCCTGGCTCACTGCGAGTGGGTGGACAGTCTTTCTCTGCGCAGCCTGGCGGACCACTGCAGGGGCCTGCAGTCCATAGACCTGACGGCATGTCGCCAGCTCAAAGATGATGCTATCTGCTATCTGGCCAAGAAATGTCCAGATATGAAGTCCCTGTCCGTTGCGGTCAATGCCAACATCACTGATGTTTCTGTGGAGGAGGTGGCAAAGAACTGCCGTGAGCTGGCAGAGCTGGACCTCACGGGCTGTCTTCGGGTTAGGAATGAGTCCATCAG GACTGTTGCAGAGTACTGCACGAAGCTTCGGTCACTGAAGGTGAATCACTGCCACAATGTAACCGAGTCCAGTTTAGGCCTCTTGCGCAAGAGGAACGTGGAAATAGATGTGGAACCCCCCCTACAGAGAGCTCTGGTTTTACTGCAGGATGTTGTTGGATTTGCTCCTTTCATCAACCTGCAAATCTAG
- the cuedc2 gene encoding CUE domain-containing protein 2 isoform X2: MKGLWNIMEHNKIIQDALYEFIRLHIPNPDLSTLDEVILSYITGVLEDLGSQESVEENFDVEVFVEMLEAYIPGCAEIDSVEVCEMMFNLAARLATARNTENSAPKPAGGASSSSDTSAASAGGALSKKQDFSVQLEGATAKVNHGKTSPAQPDEKLKASILEKYMLVDSEEDKKIHRPVTPKEAPKKMVRYLGSQVVSTKGERYQQVKKEESEEMKKTYISLKPARKYRFH, from the exons gtCTTTGGAACATAATggaacacaataaaataattcaagATGCCTTGTATGAGTTTATCCGATTGCACATCCCTAACCCCGACCTAAG TACGCTGGACGAAGTCATCCTCTCGTACATCACTGGCGTGCTGGAAGACCTGGGGTCACAGGAGAGCGTGGAGGAGAACTTTGACGTGGAGGTGTTTGTAGAAATGTTGGAAGCCTACATTCCTGGCTGTGCTGAAATCGATAG TGTCGAAGTGTGTGAGATGATGTTTAACCTGGCAGCAAGACTAGCCACAGCCCGGAACACAG AAAACAGCGCCCCAAAACCTGCAGGAggggcctcctcctcctcggacACTAGTGCTGCCAGCGCTGGGGGGGCATTGAGCAAGAAGCAGGACTTCTCGGTGCAGCTAGAGGGAGCCACGGCCAAG GTTAACCATGGGAAAACCTCACCTGCACAACCAGATGAAAAGCTGAAAGCAAGCATTCTTGAGAA ATACATGTTAGTGGACAGTGAAGAAGATAAGAAAATTCACAGGCCAGTTACACCTAAGGAG GCGCCAAAGAAGATGGTTCGATACCTTGGCAGCCAAGTGGTGAGCACCAAGGGGGAGCGATACCAGCAGGTCAAGAAGGAAGAGAGCGAGGAAATGAAGAAAACCTACATCAGCCTCAAGCCGGCAAGGAAATATCGATTCCATTGA